Proteins encoded by one window of Ulvibacter sp. MAR_2010_11:
- a CDS encoding proprotein convertase P-domain-containing protein: MRKFTLLTFLCLLLSIPIAVGQTLSTTATPTDRSASKTVSSASKKGSKVTKTFITPVIGEINGTRMAPFSIDGPWCDPCTTPGSGSALACSAGPNSIIQGIDVSGVTGMVNVLSIEYVQDTQSTGPGNVTVNLFCGPPGANPPPYSGSAAPFHSETFPVNAANDGSCVSLAFTTPPTIDASCATMWVEILVATGRIVHTPASCDGNPATGTHTWIDAPNCGITPPTRFDVVGFPGLDAGYSATFESAAPSPITECGNAPEPIPAGAPGSSSGLMTPSVAVVADAGVIGSNPGEYTLDNVTLNINHTWADDLEIVLVSPAGTRVALTTDNGSLSGLDTAADLVFRDNSANNVTGWDGGAPLANYRAEGGGNTFPVAAGDGPGVNLNTVFAGQSITGNWTIEINDDAGGDFGQLNSYCITFNPNLGDPPVIVCPGDISVDTDPGQCNAVVNFSDAIALDPEDGPIPTTQTSGLPSGSMFPTGVSTVEFSATDSDGNTSTCSFTITVTDMEAPVAVCQDITVEVDPVTGTVTIAPGDIDNGSTDNCGIVTYSLDVDTFDCSDTGANTVNLTVTDAEGNSSSCSATVTVEDNTAPVIVCIGEQVVGPNTVSDSPGTAILDNTTVSTSIVVGDSFTITDLNVALDISHTWVGDLQITLESPAGTQVLIFDGGSDGCSGDNIIDTYDDESSNPLVCNGGSPDAFPLADYIPSNALSAFDGEDTAGTWILSVEDTAGGDTGTINSWSLIYDFDPIVSPPYEAVLDANGMVTVNMADLILTVDEACGYTVTTVGVPPASGSLATLYDANNGGSFGGAVYFDVTVGPEDINVTDIDLNTAEFGAFSVQVYTLVGTYVGNTGNPGAWTLSATGTGTANGLNVASSANLDTPIVMASGTTYGMALVMDASHGHDYSGTGSDPSPGQTSYSNADLALSLGSASNAPFDGSPFTPRIFNGEIHYSVGEAASTTIDFDCSHLGENMVEVMVTDDSGNTAFCTATVNVTDVTSPILVCWDVTIELGPDGTAEVDPADLLAVTEGVYDIMVIGSDNSSGTEGFTDFTVPVSEAANITFDWDYTLNDAPGFDSFGYLLNGVYTMLTDPGLGNQSGSAAVAVAPGDVFGFRSQTDDNIFGNNETVISNFVPGFTGQFDPANWTLTLTNSDGDAFFVEVIPPGPLSYDACGITVLAVDVTEVTCADIGTPVTATVFASDASGNIASCQSIITVVDLLAPELVCPADQTVDPGAGNLFYEVPDYFGTGEASATDNCTDPVVILSQSPPAGTLLPDGVYPVTITAEDEYGNESTCVFTLTVETILGVDDNNLDVAIVMYPNPAQSQVTIANNSTIALDKAAIYDINGKLVMTIDLQTMQGEKVIDISRLASGVYMVQISSDQASVVKRLIKE; the protein is encoded by the coding sequence ATGAGAAAATTTACTTTATTGACATTTTTATGTCTCTTGTTGTCCATTCCCATTGCGGTCGGACAAACTTTAAGCACTACTGCGACGCCAACCGATCGTAGTGCCTCCAAAACGGTAAGCAGTGCTTCCAAAAAGGGTAGCAAAGTCACAAAAACTTTTATTACCCCTGTAATTGGGGAAATTAACGGAACCAGAATGGCACCGTTTAGTATTGATGGACCATGGTGTGATCCCTGTACTACACCGGGATCCGGGTCTGCGTTGGCCTGTAGTGCAGGTCCGAATAGCATTATTCAAGGTATAGACGTGTCTGGTGTGACCGGCATGGTGAACGTGCTCTCTATTGAATATGTTCAGGATACACAGAGTACAGGACCGGGAAATGTTACTGTAAACCTATTCTGTGGACCTCCGGGTGCTAATCCTCCACCATACTCCGGAAGTGCAGCGCCTTTTCATTCTGAAACATTTCCTGTGAACGCAGCAAATGATGGAAGTTGCGTAAGTTTAGCCTTTACTACACCCCCTACTATTGATGCTTCATGTGCTACCATGTGGGTTGAAATACTTGTAGCCACTGGAAGAATAGTACACACTCCGGCTTCTTGTGATGGGAATCCGGCCACCGGTACACATACGTGGATAGACGCTCCGAATTGTGGAATTACGCCACCAACACGATTTGATGTTGTTGGTTTTCCGGGCTTAGATGCCGGTTATAGTGCTACTTTCGAAAGTGCAGCTCCTTCTCCTATCACCGAATGTGGTAATGCACCCGAGCCAATTCCTGCTGGTGCACCGGGTAGTTCTTCCGGACTTATGACTCCATCTGTTGCTGTTGTGGCAGACGCTGGTGTTATTGGATCCAACCCTGGAGAATATACATTAGACAATGTTACCCTTAATATAAATCATACATGGGCAGATGATCTTGAGATCGTTCTTGTTTCTCCTGCCGGAACTCGAGTAGCTTTAACTACCGATAATGGAAGTCTTTCGGGACTCGATACAGCTGCAGATCTTGTCTTTAGAGATAACTCTGCAAACAATGTGACTGGCTGGGATGGTGGCGCTCCTTTGGCAAATTACCGTGCTGAGGGTGGTGGAAATACCTTCCCTGTTGCTGCCGGAGACGGCCCCGGTGTCAATCTAAATACTGTATTTGCAGGTCAATCTATTACCGGAAATTGGACAATAGAAATTAATGATGATGCAGGAGGTGATTTTGGACAATTAAACAGTTACTGTATCACTTTTAATCCAAACTTAGGTGATCCACCTGTGATTGTTTGTCCCGGTGATATTTCAGTTGATACAGACCCCGGTCAGTGTAATGCAGTAGTTAACTTCTCTGATGCTATTGCTTTGGATCCGGAAGACGGACCCATTCCAACAACACAAACATCGGGATTACCTAGTGGAAGTATGTTCCCAACAGGAGTTTCCACCGTTGAGTTCTCTGCCACCGATAGTGATGGCAATACCTCTACTTGTTCGTTTACCATTACAGTAACCGATATGGAGGCTCCCGTAGCCGTTTGTCAGGATATCACAGTTGAAGTTGATCCTGTAACAGGTACAGTAACAATTGCACCCGGTGATATTGATAACGGTTCTACAGACAACTGCGGCATTGTTACCTATAGCTTGGATGTAGATACATTTGATTGTAGTGATACAGGTGCAAACACTGTAAACCTTACAGTTACCGATGCTGAAGGAAATTCTTCTTCATGTTCTGCAACCGTTACGGTTGAAGATAACACAGCTCCTGTGATTGTTTGTATTGGAGAGCAGGTAGTTGGACCAAATACTGTGAGTGATTCTCCGGGAACAGCTATTCTTGATAATACAACCGTTTCTACGTCTATTGTTGTTGGCGATAGCTTTACTATCACCGACCTTAATGTCGCTTTGGATATTTCCCACACATGGGTTGGCGATCTTCAAATTACCTTGGAGTCACCTGCAGGAACACAAGTCTTGATTTTTGATGGAGGTAGTGATGGATGTTCAGGTGATAATATTATAGACACTTATGATGATGAGTCTTCAAATCCATTGGTTTGTAATGGTGGTAGTCCGGATGCATTCCCATTGGCTGATTATATTCCATCGAATGCGCTATCTGCTTTCGACGGTGAAGATACTGCAGGTACTTGGATCTTGAGTGTTGAGGACACCGCTGGTGGAGATACGGGAACGATTAATAGTTGGAGTTTAATCTATGATTTCGATCCAATTGTGTCTCCGCCATACGAGGCTGTTTTAGATGCCAATGGTATGGTTACCGTAAACATGGCCGATTTAATTCTTACAGTTGATGAAGCTTGTGGTTATACAGTAACTACCGTAGGTGTTCCACCTGCGAGTGGTTCCTTAGCTACACTATACGATGCCAACAACGGAGGTTCTTTTGGAGGTGCTGTTTACTTTGATGTAACAGTTGGACCGGAAGATATCAACGTTACTGATATTGACCTAAACACTGCAGAATTTGGTGCTTTTAGCGTACAAGTATATACCTTGGTAGGTACCTACGTTGGAAATACAGGTAATCCGGGTGCTTGGACGCTTTCAGCTACAGGTACTGGAACTGCCAACGGACTCAATGTTGCATCTAGTGCAAACCTTGATACTCCTATTGTAATGGCTTCCGGTACCACCTATGGTATGGCATTGGTGATGGACGCTTCACACGGACATGACTATTCAGGAACAGGATCAGATCCTTCTCCCGGTCAAACCAGTTATTCTAATGCAGACCTTGCGCTTTCGTTAGGATCGGCTTCGAATGCTCCATTTGACGGCTCACCGTTTACACCACGTATTTTCAATGGTGAGATTCACTATTCTGTTGGAGAGGCTGCAAGTACTACTATCGACTTCGATTGTTCACACCTAGGTGAGAATATGGTTGAAGTAATGGTAACCGATGACAGTGGTAACACTGCCTTCTGTACTGCAACTGTAAATGTAACCGATGTAACTTCACCAATTTTAGTATGTTGGGATGTCACTATCGAATTAGGTCCTGATGGAACTGCTGAGGTAGATCCTGCCGACTTGTTGGCTGTTACCGAAGGCGTATATGACATCATGGTAATAGGAAGTGATAACTCTTCGGGTACCGAAGGCTTTACCGACTTTACCGTTCCTGTTTCAGAGGCAGCAAATATTACCTTTGATTGGGATTACACCTTGAACGATGCTCCCGGCTTTGATAGCTTCGGATACTTGTTAAATGGTGTGTATACCATGCTTACCGATCCGGGATTAGGTAACCAGAGTGGTTCTGCTGCAGTAGCAGTGGCTCCTGGAGATGTATTTGGATTCCGTTCACAGACCGATGATAATATCTTCGGAAACAATGAAACGGTAATTTCTAACTTCGTTCCAGGATTTACAGGACAGTTTGATCCTGCTAACTGGACACTTACCCTTACCAATTCAGACGGAGATGCCTTCTTTGTGGAAGTAATTCCACCGGGACCACTCTCTTATGATGCTTGTGGTATTACTGTCTTGGCCGTAGATGTAACCGAGGTTACTTGTGCCGATATAGGAACACCGGTTACAGCGACTGTATTTGCAAGTGATGCCAGTGGTAACATTGCTTCTTGTCAATCGATCATTACAGTAGTAGATCTGTTGGCACCGGAATTAGTATGTCCTGCAGACCAAACTGTAGATCCGGGAGCAGGTAACTTGTTCTATGAAGTACCGGATTACTTTGGAACGGGAGAAGCTTCGGCTACCGACAACTGTACCGATCCTGTGGTGATTTTATCACAAAGTCCTCCGGCAGGTACCTTGTTACCCGACGGAGTATATCCTGTGACTATCACGGCAGAGGATGAGTATGGAAATGAATCTACTTGTGTCTTTACTTTGACTGTAGAAACCATACTTGGAGTTGACGATAACAACTTAGATGTTGCTATTGTTATGTATCCAAACCCTGCACAGAGTCAAGTGACTATTGCAAATAACTCTACGATCGCTCTTGACAAAGCTGCGATTTACGATATCAATGGAAAATTAGTAATGACTATCGACTTGCAAACCATGCAAGGAGAGAAGGTTATTGATATTTCAAGATTGGCATCGGGAGTATATATGGTTCAAATATCAAGTGATCAGGCTAGTGTTGTAAAACGACTCATAAAAGAGTAA
- a CDS encoding proprotein convertase P-domain-containing protein — MRKITLFFIMMMTCGLAFAQPASFIDLGVIGPSGTYVFNTDNSFNTAPSAGNTDTELGLWDAAGTLLAADDDGSALNLWSEISIALADGEYYLGITEFNAVFVANFMNTGTAFEPGDVADLTLNIDTVFAGVHVGASDALAQETAFFKVTVSSVAPPPPPITECGNAPEPIPAGAPGSSSGLMTPSVAVVADAGVIGSNPGEYTLDNVTLNINHTWADDLEIVLVSPAGTRVALTTDNGSLSGLDTAADLVFRDNSANNVTGWDGGAPLANYRAEGGGNTFPVAAGDGPGVNLNTVFAGQSITGNWTIEINDDAGGDFGQLNSYCITFNPNLGDPPVIVCPGDISVDTDPGQCNAVVNFSDAIALDPEDGPIPTTQTSGLPSGSMFPTGVSTVEFSATDSDGNTSTCSFTITVTDMEAPVAVCQDITVEVDPVTGTVTIAPGDIDNGSTDNCGIVTYSLDVDTFDCSDTGANTVNLTVTDAEGNSSSCSATVTVEDNTAPVIVCIGEQVVGPNTVSDSPGTAILDNTTVSTSIVVGDSFTITDLNVALDISHTWVGDLQITLESPAGTQVLIFDGGSDGCSGDNIIDTYDDESSNPLVCNGGSPDAFPLADYIPSNALSAFDGEDTAGTWILSVEDTAGGDTGTINSWSLIYDFDPIVSPPYEAVLDANGNVTVNMADLILTVDEACGYTVTTVGVPPMNGSLASLFATNNNGSPGGAIYFDVTVGPEDLNLEEIDINTADPGAVTMDIYAFVGTYVGNEGNPAPWGAPVATASGTGAGVNNPTNMVLAAPVVLNANTTYAMALALDGTHGHYYTNGDGTNQNFSNADMSLALGSASNVPFTTPIFNPRVFNGELHYSVGEAASTTIDFDCSHLGENMVEVMVTDDSGNTAFCTATVNVTDVTSPILVCWDVTIELGPDGTAEVDPADLLAETEGLYGVMVIGSDNQSGIEGFTDFTVPITEAANVSFDWDYTSNDPDPGFDGFGYLLNGVYTQLTDPGQGNQSGTGAVAVAPGDVFGFRSQTDDNIFGNTETVISNFLPGFEGQFAQANWILTLTNSDGDAFFVELIPPGPLSYDACGITVLAVDVTEVTCADIGTPVTATVFASDASGNIASCQSIITVVDLLAPELVCPADQTVDPGAGNLFYEVPDYFGTGEASATDNCTDPVVILSQSPPAGTLLPDGVYPVTITAEDEYGNESTCVFTLTVETILGVDDNNLDVAIVMYPNPAQSQVTIANNSTIALDKAAIYDINGKLVMTIDLQTMQGEKVIDISRLASGVYMVQISSDQASVVKRLIKE, encoded by the coding sequence ATGAGAAAAATTACGTTATTTTTTATTATGATGATGACGTGCGGTTTAGCGTTTGCACAACCCGCATCGTTCATTGATCTTGGAGTCATTGGTCCTTCGGGTACTTATGTCTTTAATACCGATAACTCCTTCAATACCGCACCCTCAGCAGGTAATACTGACACTGAGTTGGGTCTTTGGGATGCTGCTGGAACACTTCTGGCTGCCGACGATGATGGTTCGGCGTTGAACTTGTGGAGCGAAATCTCAATCGCTCTCGCCGATGGTGAATACTACCTTGGTATCACAGAGTTTAATGCGGTTTTTGTAGCCAACTTTATGAACACAGGTACTGCTTTTGAGCCAGGCGACGTGGCTGATCTTACACTTAACATCGATACCGTTTTTGCGGGCGTCCATGTTGGAGCAAGTGATGCACTCGCACAAGAGACAGCATTCTTTAAGGTTACTGTCTCCAGCGTAGCACCACCGCCACCACCAATCACCGAATGTGGTAATGCACCCGAGCCAATTCCTGCTGGTGCACCGGGTAGTTCTTCCGGACTTATGACTCCATCTGTTGCTGTTGTGGCAGACGCTGGTGTTATTGGATCCAACCCTGGAGAATATACATTAGACAATGTTACCCTTAATATAAATCATACATGGGCAGATGATCTTGAGATCGTTCTTGTTTCTCCTGCCGGAACTCGAGTAGCTTTAACTACCGATAATGGAAGTCTTTCGGGACTCGATACAGCTGCAGATCTTGTCTTTAGAGATAACTCTGCAAACAATGTGACTGGCTGGGATGGTGGCGCTCCTTTGGCAAATTACCGTGCTGAGGGTGGTGGAAATACCTTCCCTGTTGCTGCCGGAGACGGCCCCGGTGTCAATCTAAATACTGTATTTGCAGGTCAATCTATTACCGGAAATTGGACAATAGAAATTAATGATGATGCAGGAGGTGATTTTGGACAATTAAACAGTTACTGTATCACTTTTAATCCAAACTTAGGTGATCCACCTGTGATTGTTTGTCCCGGTGATATTTCAGTTGATACAGACCCCGGTCAGTGTAATGCAGTAGTTAACTTCTCTGATGCTATTGCTTTGGATCCGGAAGACGGACCCATTCCAACAACACAAACATCGGGATTACCTAGTGGAAGTATGTTCCCAACAGGAGTTTCCACCGTTGAGTTCTCTGCCACCGATAGTGATGGCAATACCTCTACTTGTTCGTTTACCATTACAGTAACCGATATGGAGGCTCCCGTAGCCGTTTGTCAGGATATCACAGTTGAAGTTGATCCTGTAACAGGTACAGTAACAATTGCACCCGGTGATATTGATAACGGTTCTACAGACAACTGCGGCATTGTTACCTATAGCTTGGATGTAGATACATTTGATTGTAGTGATACAGGTGCAAACACTGTAAACCTTACAGTTACCGATGCTGAAGGAAATTCTTCTTCATGTTCTGCAACCGTTACGGTTGAAGATAACACAGCTCCTGTGATTGTTTGTATTGGAGAGCAGGTAGTTGGACCAAATACTGTGAGTGATTCTCCGGGAACAGCTATTCTTGATAATACAACCGTTTCTACGTCTATTGTTGTTGGCGATAGCTTTACTATCACCGACCTTAATGTCGCTTTGGATATTTCCCACACATGGGTTGGCGATCTTCAAATTACCTTGGAGTCACCTGCAGGAACACAAGTCTTGATTTTTGATGGAGGTAGTGATGGATGTTCAGGTGATAATATTATAGACACTTATGATGATGAGTCTTCAAATCCATTGGTTTGTAATGGTGGTAGTCCGGATGCATTCCCATTAGCTGATTATATTCCATCGAATGCGCTATCTGCTTTCGACGGTGAAGATACTGCAGGTACTTGGATCTTGAGTGTTGAGGACACCGCTGGTGGAGATACGGGAACGATTAATAGTTGGAGTTTAATCTATGATTTCGATCCAATTGTGTCTCCGCCATACGAGGCTGTTTTAGATGCTAACGGTAACGTTACCGTAAACATGGCCGATTTAATTCTTACAGTTGATGAAGCTTGTGGTTATACAGTAACTACCGTAGGAGTACCGCCTATGAACGGATCGTTGGCTTCTTTATTTGCTACGAATAATAATGGTTCCCCAGGGGGTGCTATTTATTTCGACGTGACAGTTGGTCCGGAAGATCTCAATCTTGAAGAGATTGATATAAACACCGCCGACCCAGGTGCTGTTACGATGGATATTTATGCCTTTGTTGGTACTTATGTTGGAAATGAAGGAAATCCAGCGCCTTGGGGCGCTCCTGTTGCTACAGCTTCAGGAACTGGTGCAGGTGTAAATAATCCTACTAATATGGTTCTAGCTGCTCCTGTTGTATTAAATGCGAATACAACATATGCTATGGCTTTAGCACTTGACGGAACTCACGGACATTATTATACAAATGGTGATGGTACAAACCAAAACTTCTCTAATGCAGACATGTCTCTTGCGTTAGGATCGGCTTCGAATGTTCCGTTTACTACACCTATATTTAACCCTCGTGTCTTTAACGGTGAGCTTCACTATTCTGTTGGAGAGGCTGCAAGTACTACTATCGACTTCGATTGTTCACACCTAGGTGAGAATATGGTTGAAGTAATGGTAACCGATGACAGTGGTAACACTGCCTTCTGTACTGCAACTGTAAATGTAACCGATGTAACTTCACCAATTTTAGTATGTTGGGATGTCACTATCGAATTAGGTCCTGATGGAACTGCTGAGGTAGATCCTGCCGACTTGTTGGCTGAAACTGAAGGATTGTATGGAGTTATGGTAATAGGAAGTGATAATCAATCGGGTATCGAAGGATTCACAGACTTTACCGTTCCAATTACCGAGGCAGCTAATGTATCTTTTGATTGGGATTACACTTCTAACGACCCAGATCCTGGCTTTGACGGCTTCGGATACTTGTTGAATGGTGTGTATACCCAACTTACCGATCCGGGACAAGGAAATCAGAGTGGTACAGGTGCCGTAGCAGTAGCTCCGGGAGATGTATTTGGATTCCGTTCACAGACCGATGATAATATCTTCGGAAACACTGAAACGGTAATTTCTAACTTCCTTCCGGGATTTGAAGGACAGTTTGCGCAAGCCAACTGGATACTTACCCTTACCAATTCAGATGGAGATGCTTTCTTTGTGGAGTTAATTCCACCGGGACCACTCTCTTATGATGCTTGTGGTATTACGGTATTGGCAGTAGATGTAACCGAGGTTACTTGTGCCGATATAGGAACTCCTGTTACAGCGACTGTATTTGCAAGTGATGCCAGTGGTAACATTGCCTCTTGTCAATCGATCATTACAGTAGTAGATCTGTTAGCACCGGAATTAGTATGTCCTGCAGACCAAACGGTAGATCCGGGAGCAGGTAACTTGTTCTATGAAGTACCGGATTACTTTGGAACGGGAGAAGCTTCGGCTACCGACAACTGTACCGATCCTGTGGTGATTTTATCACAAAGTCCTCCGGCAGGTACCTTGTTACCCGACGGAGTATATCCTGT